Below is a window of Ovis aries strain OAR_USU_Benz2616 breed Rambouillet chromosome 20, ARS-UI_Ramb_v3.0, whole genome shotgun sequence DNA.
CCTACTTTGTGTAgcgttttctatcctgttccaccTTATTCTCTGAGAAAAATGGTGCTTGAGATTCACTGCATTGACTTTTCAAGCCCAGTGGTTTGAAAAACGTGGTGCTGTGCAGGGACAATGACTCCCTCTTCTGGTTCAGCCACGAGCACGTGAGACAAATCTGGCTTGTGAGATATAAGGAAGAAGTTTGGAGGGAGTGGCATCTGGGAAGCTTTTTCTcgcaaaagggaagaaaagagaggagtggtctcctttctttctgcctctgaGCATAGCCCTGTGGAAAGTACAGCTGCCATCTTGGGCCCATGAGAGTGGGCCCACGGCCGTGGGGCTGGGTAGCCAGAGCAGAAGTGGCTCAGAAGCACTGAGCCAAGAAACTCAGCAACCTCAGAACCCCCTTCTCCGGGGCTTCTGATCATGGGACACAGTGAACATTCCTCTTGTTTAAGCCATTTCCCATTTAAGCTTTCTGTTACTTGTAGCCAGGAGCACTCTCTCTGGAGTCAGTGTCTGTGAGCCAGACTGTCCTCTGGGGAGGCTTGGTAGAGGGTGCAGGGCTCTAACTGGAGTGCATAGAGGGCCCTCTTCTCTAGGTCTCATAGTTCCAGCCCCTTCTGGGTTAGGTAGCCCTCTTCCAGTTAGAAAATTTCCTGTTGGGAGGAAGAATGCTGGTGTCCTATGGTTGTGACCCAATAGTATGTTGCAAAGTCAATTCAATGGGTCACTGAAACATGAAAACATCAGCATATATCACAAGCAGTGcaagttaaattttaattatatcataTCGATGTATGTGTTCACTAGGTGCTCATGCAAATTGCTTTTCTTACTCTGAGACTTGGTCAAGATTTGAAAGACACTGTCTGTTGGGAAGGACCCAGGCTTTCAACCTGACTGGATGCTCTTGGGCAACTCACTAACCTCTCTGAGACTATTTTCCGTCTATAAAGTGGGGGCTATTTTACTAGATAAGTTGAGGGCTAAAGAAAAACTAACAGATACTGGGTGCCTAGCATAGAATAGAATCCCGAGTAGTAGCAACAACGAGTAAATACTGAGGACCTAGCTAGTATCTGCAATGGTTAACTGCTTTATAGTTATAACTTGTTTAATCCTCCCATTAACAATACTTAGAGGTAGATGCTATTTctattcacattttacagatggggaaatggcGGTCCCAAAGGTTAAGTAACTGTAACCAAGTgctaaatggcagagctggggtgaGAACTGGGTAAAGCCTGTGGTCCTAGCAATTTCCCGGTAAGTaccattggcagtcagattccaAGCCCTCCGCCCAAAGCCCCAGGGCTTTCCCTTGGCGGTGAGTGCCCTAGAAGCCCTGGCTTACCAGCCCGATGTGGTTGCAGGACAGGTTGATGCTGGTGAGTGTGGTGTTGATGGTGAGCACTTGGGACAGGAGGGTCGCGGTGGGCTCAGACAGCTCGTTGCCCCCGAGGTGCAGTGTGGTGAGGCACTTGTTGGTATGCAGGGCGTGGGCGAGCGCCTGGCCGCCCTCATCCTCAATGCAGTTGAGGCGCAGGTTGAGGGAGATGAGGTTACTGTTGTGCCCCAGGGCGTGAGCCAGCGAATGGGCGCCGGGCGCACGCACCTGGTTGTTGGCGAGGTTGAGCACACGCAGGCGGCTGTGGCTCAGCAGCTTGGCGGCGGCGCGGGCGCCCCGGTCCCCAATGAGGTTGTGCGACAGGTCCAGCTCCTCCAGGGCTGGGTGGTCCAGGAGGCTGCGGATTAGGATGCGCGCCTTGTCATCATCCACCTTGCTTCGGGTCAGCCTGAAGATCTGTGGGCAGCAGGAAGAATGTGCCTGCCTACATACCTCCCCCAGGTAGAGGAGGGAGCCCCAGAAATGCCAGAGGTTCTGCTCTTTCAAGAACCTGGCTAGGGGCAAGTCTTCCTGGCTGTTCGGTGGCTGGGGTtccgagctcccagtgcagggggctcagatTAGATCCCTGGTATGAGAGGTggaacccacatgctgcaataaagatagaagatcccgcatgctgcagctgtgtgtgtgctcagtcccttcagtcgtggccaactctttgcgaccctatgactTGTACTCCACCGGGCTTCTCggtccgcgggattctccaggcaagaatactgcagtgggttgccatgccctcctccagggtattctcccgacccagggatcgaacccacatcccctgtgtctcctgcactgcaggattcCTTACTCCTTGAGTCATCAAGGAAGGCCATGCTGCATATAGGAcccacccaaataaataaatagtaaaaagagagagaagaactTGGCTGGGAAGGGGGAGAGAGGTGGAGCAGTAAGGGATAAAAGATCGACCACCTAGCTGGCTTTTGGGCAGGGCAGGTCTACCCAGTATGACAGTGGTGCAGAATTGGTGGCAACTGGTAGGGAAAAAACTACCCCTTATTGAGTAATGACTATGTGCTGGGCATGCTGCTACAACATTCCATAGCCATGATCTCTAACCCTTGGCATCCTAGTGAGATCGAACGAGTCCTCTGCATTTTACAGGAGAAAATGGAGGCTTTGAGTGGAAACCTcatttgcccagagtcacacgGTGATTAAGCCGTGGAGGCAGGTTTTGAGTCCAGGTCTGTTggatgagtcagcccttcgctgCACCCTCCTAGACTTTTGTGAGGTGATACCCCActctagttttgatttgcatttctctaacaattagctaagttgagcatcttttcaagtgcctgttggccatctttgGAGGAATGTGTCGGTCTTCTGgacatttttggattgggttgttttgttgttgttattgagttgtgtgagcggCTTGTATGTtatggaaattaagcccttgtctgttgcattgtttgcaaatatgttTCCCAGTCTGAaggttgtttctttgttttatggtttcttttgctgtgcaaaagcgtATGCATTTGATTAGGatccatttgtttttgtttttatacattGGTTTGAAACACAGGCAAGTTTCTTCTTAAGGAAACCCAAACCCCTCATCCATTACTGCTCTACCTTTCTCTCCTTTCACAGCCAAGTTCTTGAAAAAGCTGATTTGTCTCCTCACCTCTCACTCTTTCCACAAATGCCTCTGATCTGGACTCTGCTCCTGGCACTCCACTGACATAGCTTCCCCTCAGTGACCTCCAAGTTTGCTACATCTGGTCCTCAGCTCCATCCCACCTCACTGCTGCTCACCCCTCTTCTTGAAACGCCTCCCTCCCTGGACTCTATGATACAATGCcatgtcctccttttcctcctcctctgattCTTGGCATGCTCTCCTTCTTCCAACCAgaatatttgggacatacttaacctaaaaaaaaaaaaatgtgtgtatctgaaattcagatttaactggaCATCCCGTATTTTTATTGgtaaatctggcaaccctattTGAGTTGCAATTTCGCATTTATATGATTGCTGATTAGTGCCTTTTATCCCCAACCAGACTGTCAGTTGGAGGGCACATATGGTCTAATTGTGCTCACTGTGGAATCTTCAGCACCTAGGACAGGGCCTGGGGTGCAGTTGAGTGTTGGATTAATAGCTGGTGAATGGGCCCGGCAGAACCTTGTGCCTTTCCGCATTCCCAGAACCCACCTTGGTCCAGGGTCACCAAGGACACTTGGTCAACGGGCGAGAAGGAAATAGGAGCAAGAAGGCGgtgatggaggaggaggggaaggggagagggactCAGAGAGATGCTGAGAATGGGAGGTAGGGGGAGGCTGGGGTAGGTGGTACCTTGAGGGTGTGGCAGGCCTTGACGGTGGCTGCCAGGGAGTGGCAGTCGCGGTAAGTGAAGAGGAAGAGGTTCCACTCGAAGTTCATGCCACAGTCCTTCACACCGTATACCAGGTCCAGCTCCTCCAGATGGCTCAGGCCAGCCACCAGGTTGTCCAGCTGGTAGTGGTCCATGGCCGGttcctccatctccccttcgCTGCCAGAATCGGATTGATCCCCGCttcggggcggggccgggagctGCACGGGGGGAAGGAACTGATCCACCCGGAGGACGCGCACGTAGTTCCTGCAGAGCGGCAGCAGGTTGAGGATCACCGCAGGGTCAGTGGTGTTCGGGATGAAGTGTTTCAGCAGGTTCGCCAGGTGCAGCTCAAAGAACATGCGCTTCCAGCTGCCGCCGTGATTGTCCACATGGCACACGGGCCACCGCTGCATGCAGCAGCGGCGCCAGTAGCTCTCATCATCGATCAGGTTGGCGGTCACAGCCAGTGGCAGGTCAGGAGACAGGTGGTTCAGGACCTTCTTCTGATGCTCTGGGAGCAGCTGCTTCAGAATGGGGTTGTCTTTGGGAGCAAAAATAGGCAAATAGGAGGCACAGTGTTGGGGACACTGCACTGTGGTACCCTGGGCTCAGCCTGTCTGTCTAGGGGCACCCAGGAAAGGGGAAgaccctcttctgccttcaggGAGCCCTTCTGTGAGAAGAGATAGGCTTCATTCCC
It encodes the following:
- the TCTE1 gene encoding dynein regulatory complex subunit 5 isoform X1, whose amino-acid sequence is MQETQTIESPSIPSRSSTSTQDRSSTVGQTSSTAPQPSKPTPIIPPLAKSTGPGSGSVVRRMRRIIAEDAEWSLAIVPLLTELCIQHIVKNFQNNPILKQLLPEHQKKVLNHLSPDLPLAVTANLIDDESYWRRCCMQRWPVCHVDNHGGSWKRMFFELHLANLLKHFIPNTTDPAVILNLLPLCRNYVRVLRVDQFLPPVQLPAPPRSGDQSDSGSEGEMEEPAMDHYQLDNLVAGLSHLEELDLVYGVKDCGMNFEWNLFLFTYRDCHSLAATVKACHTLKIFRLTRSKVDDDKARILIRSLLDHPALEELDLSHNLIGDRGARAAAKLLSHSRLRVLNLANNQVRAPGAHSLAHALGHNSNLISLNLRLNCIEDEGGQALAHALHTNKCLTTLHLGGNELSEPTATLLSQVLTINTTLTSINLSCNHIGLDGGKQLLEGMSDNKTLLEFDLRLSDIAQESEYLIGQALCANREAARQRALNPSHLMSPVTAKGPENPVG
- the TCTE1 gene encoding dynein regulatory complex subunit 5 isoform X2 codes for the protein MQETQTIESPSIPSRSSTSTQDRSSTVGQTSSTAPQPSKPTPIIPPLAKSTGPGSGSVVRRMRRIIAEDAEWSLAIVPLLTELCIQHIVKNFQNNPILKQLLPEHQKKVLNHLSPDLPLAVTANLIDDESYWRRCCMQRWPVCHVDNHGGSWKRMFFELHLANLLKHFIPNTTDPAVILNLLPLCRNYVRVLRVDQFLPPVQLPAPPRSGDQSDSGSEGEMEEPAMDHYQLDNLVAGLSHLEELDLVYGVKDCGMNFEWNLFLFTYRDCHSLAATVKACHTLKIFRLTRSKVDDDKARILIRSLLDHPALEELDLSHNLIGDRGARAAAKLLSHSRLRVLNLANNQDGGKQLLEGMSDNKTLLEFDLRLSDIAQESEYLIGQALCANREAARQRALNPSHLMSPVTAKGPENPVG